One genomic segment of Bdellovibrionales bacterium includes these proteins:
- a CDS encoding flagellar FlbD family protein — protein MIVVHRLNGAPLHINSDLILHIEATPDTVITFNDNKKLPVSESIETIKTHIINFKRACFQREMGDFSLLPSTFLNDQIEKQE, from the coding sequence ATGATCGTTGTACATCGACTTAACGGAGCTCCCCTCCATATTAATTCCGATCTCATTTTGCACATTGAGGCCACTCCCGACACTGTCATTACATTTAACGATAATAAGAAATTACCTGTCTCGGAATCGATTGAGACCATTAAAACTCACATTATAAACTTCAAAAGAGCTTGTTTTCAGAGAGAAATGGGTGATTTTTCATTGCTGCCATCCACCTTTTTAAATGACCAAATCGAAAAGCAGGAATAG
- a CDS encoding TonB family protein, producing MSPENDSFAKLIGTSFLFHIGLLLFFSVKSLVFPTEMVVVREAIRVDIVGLPDKIEPRNEIQSMPSSDKDPNKQKNVPEKGDLPMAAKEAPKVDLKKAKVDQSKAIAKLNALSSIEKLAKEMKEVAVTGDSSPRKEFKGNVLSAGEDLVGLDALDHNSYFASLKRQVQKFFVLPQWLAESALRAQALVKIDERGYVVSRELLKSSGDAAFDAKVFEAIDAASPFPPPPPRLVNVIALNGMIFNFPD from the coding sequence GTGTCTCCGGAAAATGATTCATTTGCGAAATTAATAGGAACCTCATTCCTGTTTCACATTGGACTTTTACTTTTCTTTTCTGTTAAGTCGCTCGTCTTTCCCACAGAAATGGTTGTCGTCAGAGAAGCGATTCGGGTGGATATTGTCGGATTGCCGGACAAGATTGAACCCAGAAACGAAATTCAGTCAATGCCATCCTCGGATAAGGACCCAAACAAACAAAAAAATGTGCCAGAAAAAGGTGATTTGCCAATGGCTGCAAAGGAGGCCCCTAAGGTGGATCTCAAGAAGGCAAAGGTGGATCAATCCAAAGCCATTGCGAAGTTAAATGCATTGAGCTCGATCGAAAAGCTAGCGAAGGAAATGAAAGAGGTAGCGGTGACGGGAGATTCGTCACCACGAAAGGAATTCAAAGGAAATGTTCTCAGTGCGGGAGAGGATTTGGTGGGTCTCGATGCGCTTGATCACAATAGTTATTTTGCGAGCCTCAAGAGGCAGGTTCAAAAATTCTTTGTCCTCCCTCAGTGGTTGGCGGAATCTGCATTGAGGGCGCAGGCCTTGGTAAAAATTGATGAACGCGGATATGTGGTGAGTCGAGAGTTACTAAAGTCCAGTGGTGATGCCGCTTTTGACGCAAAAGTTTTTGAGGCCATAGATGCCGCTTCACCGTTCCCTCCGCCTCCTCCAAGACTTGTTAATGTGATTGCTTTGAACGGAATGATATTTAATTTTCCAGATTGA
- a CDS encoding PD40 domain-containing protein has translation MSSDIFLRVAFLLSLFLLPIRSSSWAEEANGIYIDVGQATVKRSLIALPPFQFFSSDKTNSKSLEIGREIFNVVYNDLLISNYFTFIRQEAFLEDTAKVGMKPAPGEPNGFNFQNWRSIGTEFLIRSGYKITGTKLTVETYVYHVPQAKLILGKIYEGTKDSARKIGHKFCNDLIQVLTGKDGIFSTQVVLAANEGKSSIKEIYTMDWDGANLKKISNHKSVAISPAWSPDGKQIAYTAFAYHAKAKTRNADMFLYEVETGKRWLLSFRKGINSGAAFMPSGQSLLLTLSQSGNPDIFEMTIDGKNLREITHGPNRAMNVEPAPSPDGKRIAFSSDRSGSPMIYIMDTNGKNVQRMTFAGRYNASPSWSPDGKLLAFAGTDRSRDDPKFSYFDIFVVNVETRQLTRITSALKPNGKPADNEDPSFSPDGRHIMFVSNRTGKNQIYIASPDGANERRITVDNNSYYKPKWSGLTK, from the coding sequence ATGTCATCAGATATCTTTTTGAGAGTCGCCTTTCTTCTTTCTCTTTTTTTGCTTCCCATACGGAGTTCTTCATGGGCAGAGGAAGCAAATGGCATTTACATTGACGTAGGGCAAGCAACGGTGAAGCGCAGTTTGATTGCCTTACCACCTTTTCAATTTTTTAGTTCAGATAAGACCAATAGCAAGAGTCTTGAAATAGGTCGGGAAATTTTTAATGTGGTTTATAATGACTTGCTGATATCGAATTACTTCACTTTTATTCGTCAGGAAGCTTTTTTGGAAGACACAGCTAAGGTAGGGATGAAGCCGGCTCCGGGAGAGCCAAATGGCTTCAATTTTCAGAACTGGCGCTCGATTGGAACAGAGTTTTTGATTCGCTCGGGATACAAGATAACTGGAACTAAACTTACTGTTGAGACTTATGTGTACCACGTCCCTCAAGCCAAGTTGATCCTTGGTAAAATTTACGAAGGCACAAAAGACTCCGCAAGAAAAATTGGTCATAAATTTTGTAATGATTTGATTCAAGTGCTCACGGGAAAGGATGGCATTTTTTCAACACAAGTCGTCCTTGCTGCAAATGAGGGGAAAAGTTCAATCAAAGAAATTTATACCATGGATTGGGACGGAGCCAATTTAAAAAAAATATCAAATCACAAATCTGTGGCGATTTCTCCAGCTTGGTCGCCGGATGGAAAACAAATTGCCTACACGGCCTTTGCTTATCATGCAAAAGCTAAGACCCGCAATGCAGATATGTTTCTCTATGAAGTAGAGACCGGAAAGAGGTGGCTGTTGTCCTTTCGCAAGGGGATAAATTCTGGAGCCGCTTTTATGCCATCTGGACAGTCTCTGTTATTGACGCTATCGCAATCTGGTAATCCAGATATTTTTGAAATGACCATTGACGGAAAAAATCTGCGCGAAATCACTCATGGGCCAAATCGCGCTATGAATGTTGAACCGGCTCCTTCGCCCGATGGCAAAAGAATAGCCTTTTCTTCTGATCGCAGCGGCAGCCCCATGATCTATATCATGGACACCAATGGCAAGAATGTTCAAAGAATGACCTTCGCTGGCAGATACAATGCCAGTCCGAGCTGGTCTCCAGACGGGAAGCTTTTGGCCTTCGCTGGAACGGACCGCTCAAGGGATGACCCAAAATTCTCCTACTTTGATATTTTTGTTGTGAACGTAGAAACAAGGCAATTGACCCGAATTACATCCGCATTAAAGCCCAACGGCAAACCTGCCGACAACGAAGATCCTTCATTTTCTCCAGATGGACGCCACATAATGTTTGTCTCCAACCGAACGGGTAAAAATCAAATATACATCGCGAGTCCTGATGGAGCCAATGAACGTCGGATCACGGTCGACAACAATTCCTACTATAAGCCCAAATGGTCCGGTCTAACGAAGTGA
- a CDS encoding transglycosylase domain-containing protein, with protein sequence MLYIKVSRTLAIISIPFLFLLGMAILLGFLLTTLPDVGELRNCLTTSMNRVELCSKSQSYVRLANISPLVVDAVLASEDASFFSHDGFDWFEIRESFETNVKRGRLARGGSTITQQLVKNVFLDKEKSFIRKIREAFLTKEVEKKFSKQDILEKYLNVVEFGPNVFGIKAATQYYFQKLPSQVNLLEASFLAFLLPNPKGHHAYFKKGNLTDYARKRILSICTRLYRFKKISSADWEIASFRLIDFPWKGLIWEKTEMMDTVDEILKDETGNSDFEIPVIEEEMPENDSETHI encoded by the coding sequence ATGTTATATATTAAAGTAAGTCGTACGCTTGCCATCATATCAATTCCATTTCTTTTTCTTTTAGGAATGGCAATTTTATTGGGTTTTCTTCTGACAACTTTGCCAGATGTGGGGGAGTTGCGAAATTGTTTGACCACTTCGATGAATCGAGTAGAGCTCTGCTCTAAAAGTCAGTCTTATGTTCGTCTGGCAAACATTTCCCCTTTAGTTGTCGATGCCGTTCTTGCCTCGGAGGACGCCTCATTTTTTAGTCACGATGGATTTGACTGGTTTGAAATTAGGGAAAGTTTTGAGACGAATGTAAAAAGGGGGCGATTGGCTCGCGGAGGATCCACCATTACCCAACAGTTAGTAAAGAACGTCTTTCTTGATAAAGAGAAAAGTTTTATTCGAAAAATTCGAGAAGCTTTTTTAACGAAGGAAGTTGAAAAAAAATTTTCTAAGCAAGATATTTTGGAGAAATATCTCAATGTTGTAGAATTTGGTCCGAACGTTTTTGGAATTAAGGCGGCAACGCAGTATTATTTCCAGAAATTGCCCTCACAGGTAAATCTTCTTGAGGCTTCGTTTTTGGCATTTTTGCTTCCTAACCCAAAGGGCCATCATGCCTACTTTAAGAAGGGAAACCTTACAGATTACGCACGCAAGCGAATTCTTAGTATTTGTACGCGACTTTACCGATTTAAGAAAATTTCGAGCGCCGATTGGGAAATCGCGAGCTTTAGATTGATCGATTTTCCTTGGAAGGGCTTGATATGGGAAAAGACAGAAATGATGGATACTGTTGACGAGATATTAAAAGATGAGACGGGAAATTCGGACTTTGAAATCCCAGTCATTGAAGAGGAAATGCCAGAAAATGATTCTGAAACCCATATTTAA
- a CDS encoding OmpA family protein codes for MRKRKSASDESESHDRWLVSYADFITLMFAFFAVLYATSDINKEKSQEFQESIKKYLIQFGAAGGSGAEVNQGIKENSPIDQPIKTYQTDSSNKTRETLEQTELFVEEILMKGKGKGLILDIAAIESGVRITLKASALFAQDSLKFRGEALEPLDALCSYLKGTGRKLVIESHTNKGPVPNSSFPSQWEFASGRATSFIRYLVRRYNYPSERLVAVSYGSERPLFSESDKANYPNNQRLEIVILTNDNLF; via the coding sequence ATGAGAAAAAGAAAATCGGCAAGTGACGAATCTGAAAGCCATGACCGTTGGCTTGTCTCCTACGCTGATTTCATCACACTCATGTTTGCCTTTTTTGCTGTTCTTTATGCGACCAGTGATATCAACAAAGAAAAGAGCCAGGAGTTTCAAGAATCTATCAAGAAATATCTTATTCAGTTTGGTGCCGCAGGGGGCTCAGGGGCTGAGGTGAATCAAGGTATCAAGGAAAACTCTCCCATCGACCAGCCGATAAAAACCTACCAAACTGACAGCAGCAACAAAACACGCGAAACCCTTGAGCAAACTGAACTCTTCGTTGAAGAAATCTTGATGAAGGGAAAAGGCAAAGGACTCATTCTAGATATCGCAGCCATAGAATCAGGAGTCCGCATTACTCTCAAAGCCAGCGCTCTCTTTGCTCAGGATTCATTAAAATTTCGCGGCGAAGCTTTAGAGCCACTTGATGCCCTCTGCTCCTACCTAAAAGGTACCGGAAGAAAATTAGTCATTGAATCCCACACCAATAAGGGTCCTGTGCCCAACTCTTCCTTCCCGAGTCAGTGGGAATTTGCTTCGGGCCGCGCCACAAGTTTTATTCGTTACCTCGTCCGCCGCTACAATTACCCATCCGAGCGCCTTGTGGCTGTGAGTTACGGATCAGAACGACCACTTTTTTCTGAATCCGACAAAGCAAATTACCCCAACAATCAAAGACTCGAAATTGTGATCCTCACCAACGACAACTTGTTTTAA
- the tolR gene encoding protein TolR, translated as MGMSSTSGGGRAVLSEINVTPLVDVMLVLLIIFMVTAPMMNQGLDVELPETKASGVETTEEPLTLVIKKSQKLFLGESQIQMEGLGKKLAAIMETRKNKQIYIQADRQVDYGYVAEAMGEIRAAGIYSIGLITLPKAK; from the coding sequence TTGGGAATGTCGTCCACGTCCGGGGGCGGACGCGCCGTCCTCAGCGAGATCAACGTGACACCCCTTGTTGATGTCATGTTGGTCTTGTTAATTATTTTTATGGTCACTGCACCCATGATGAATCAGGGCCTCGATGTTGAACTGCCAGAAACAAAGGCGAGCGGTGTCGAAACAACAGAAGAGCCACTGACCCTGGTTATCAAAAAAAGTCAGAAACTTTTTTTGGGTGAGTCCCAGATCCAAATGGAGGGACTTGGAAAGAAATTGGCAGCTATCATGGAAACTCGAAAAAATAAGCAAATATATATCCAAGCGGATCGGCAAGTCGATTACGGTTATGTTGCCGAAGCCATGGGAGAAATTCGGGCCGCTGGAATCTACAGCATAGGTCTGATCACCTTACCAAAGGCCAAGTAA
- a CDS encoding flagellar motor protein → MDLLTLLGLIVGVGGIVLGNALEGGQTSSLLQLAAALIVFGGTLGATLVANTLDDVSSGLMLFLEAFKTDNTEELQSVAKEIVFSAQLARRESILAVENRLPKFNNNYMKNVFRFMIDGTDPAVLKDVFERDLEIEEARKFAGAKVWSDAGGFAPTIGIIGAVLGLIQVMANLTDTSALGQGIAVAFVATIYGVGSANLIFIPIANKIRRKVLRQIELKQMIIDGAVAILTGLNPFIIEEKIRSYTLKNTDKMNRL, encoded by the coding sequence ATGGATTTACTCACACTACTTGGTCTCATTGTCGGCGTTGGTGGAATTGTTCTCGGCAATGCCCTGGAGGGAGGCCAAACATCATCCCTCCTTCAGCTGGCAGCCGCTCTGATTGTCTTTGGAGGAACTCTCGGAGCCACTCTGGTTGCCAATACTCTTGACGATGTCTCCTCTGGCCTGATGCTTTTTCTGGAGGCTTTTAAAACCGACAATACGGAAGAGCTTCAGAGTGTCGCAAAGGAAATTGTGTTTTCGGCACAGCTTGCACGTCGGGAGTCCATTTTGGCAGTTGAGAATCGATTACCAAAATTCAATAACAATTACATGAAGAACGTCTTTCGGTTCATGATTGACGGGACAGATCCAGCTGTCTTGAAAGACGTTTTTGAACGAGATCTTGAGATCGAAGAGGCGAGAAAGTTTGCTGGAGCAAAAGTGTGGTCTGACGCTGGAGGATTCGCCCCTACCATTGGCATTATTGGAGCTGTTCTGGGCTTGATTCAGGTCATGGCAAATCTCACTGACACCAGCGCTTTAGGGCAAGGTATAGCCGTGGCATTTGTCGCTACGATTTATGGGGTGGGTTCTGCGAATTTGATATTCATACCTATTGCCAACAAAATTCGGCGCAAGGTCCTCAGGCAAATCGAACTCAAACAAATGATTATTGACGGAGCCGTCGCCATCCTAACGGGCTTAAATCCCTTTATTATCGAGGAAAAAATTAGATCCTATACCCTCAAAAATACAGATAAAATGAATCGTCTATGA
- a CDS encoding cyclic nucleotide-binding domain-containing protein, protein MAEKNVLQNAYLFKELNPEQLELIGSISQIHVYPPQDKIFTEGEVARAAYFIKYGSVRILQNTQSGEGMEVATLGTGSHFGEMAFLDGEKRSATAVAIEKTTIVEVPYNSLKVLMDANPIIAVKFYRELAHFLAGRLRITTNDLGFAREKNLSHF, encoded by the coding sequence ATGGCAGAAAAGAATGTTTTACAAAATGCCTACCTTTTTAAAGAACTCAATCCTGAACAACTGGAACTGATAGGCTCAATTTCACAGATCCATGTTTATCCTCCACAAGACAAAATCTTTACGGAAGGGGAAGTGGCACGGGCGGCCTATTTTATCAAATACGGATCTGTTCGCATCCTCCAGAATACGCAATCAGGAGAAGGCATGGAGGTCGCAACTTTGGGTACAGGAAGCCACTTTGGCGAAATGGCTTTTCTTGATGGTGAGAAGAGATCAGCGACTGCCGTCGCGATAGAGAAAACAACAATCGTAGAAGTCCCTTATAACAGTCTCAAGGTTTTGATGGATGCCAATCCAATTATTGCAGTGAAGTTTTATCGTGAATTGGCACATTTTTTAGCTGGACGATTGCGGATTACGACAAATGATCTCGGTTTTGCGCGCGAGAAGAATCTCAGTCACTTTTAA
- a CDS encoding NAD-dependent epimerase/dehydratase family protein, translating into MKVLITGATGFVGTWLTRDLCQKGLEVRILCRGPELPLELKGLPIEVAHGDITSIESLEKAVKGVKLGFHLAGLVGYSRSMRSEMERVNVQGTANILRAVEAEGGIKLLHMSSVTAIGASFDGIPLNENSQFNLSHLNLGYFETKREAESLVKISVEEGRVDAVIVNPSTIYGAGDALKGSRGTQIKVAKGIFPYYTGGGVNVIAVEDLIPSLWAAVTKGRTGERYILSGENLLIKDLFGIIADEAGVRPPHIFLPNVLVHGLGKVGDILERFGMKGPLNSETAWTSTLFHWFDSSKARNELGLKTRPAREAIAQSIRWMKEQHVIY; encoded by the coding sequence ATGAAAGTTTTGATAACTGGAGCCACTGGATTTGTGGGAACTTGGTTGACCCGAGATCTTTGTCAGAAGGGTCTTGAGGTTCGTATTCTATGTAGGGGGCCTGAACTTCCACTTGAACTCAAGGGTTTGCCAATTGAAGTGGCTCATGGAGATATCACTTCAATCGAAAGCCTCGAAAAGGCCGTTAAGGGAGTAAAATTGGGTTTTCATTTGGCCGGGCTTGTTGGTTATTCGCGATCAATGCGGAGCGAAATGGAGCGAGTCAACGTCCAGGGAACAGCAAATATCTTACGGGCAGTGGAGGCAGAGGGGGGCATAAAATTGCTGCACATGAGTTCAGTGACGGCAATTGGGGCGAGTTTTGATGGAATTCCCTTAAATGAGAATTCGCAATTCAATTTGTCACATCTTAATTTGGGCTATTTTGAAACGAAGAGAGAAGCAGAATCACTGGTAAAAATATCAGTTGAGGAAGGGAGAGTCGACGCAGTTATTGTGAACCCTTCGACGATCTATGGTGCAGGTGATGCTCTTAAGGGCAGTCGCGGGACGCAAATCAAGGTAGCGAAAGGGATATTCCCCTATTATACTGGCGGGGGGGTTAATGTCATTGCCGTTGAGGATCTGATACCGTCTTTGTGGGCCGCTGTTACCAAGGGACGAACGGGAGAACGATATATTCTGAGTGGCGAGAATCTGCTGATTAAAGATCTCTTTGGCATCATCGCCGATGAAGCGGGAGTTCGACCTCCACACATATTCCTGCCAAATGTGCTCGTGCACGGGTTAGGAAAGGTGGGAGACATTTTAGAGAGATTTGGAATGAAAGGACCATTAAATTCTGAAACAGCCTGGACATCGACTCTATTTCACTGGTTTGATTCGAGTAAAGCTAGAAATGAGCTAGGGCTGAAGACGAGACCTGCGAGAGAGGCCATTGCTCAAAGTATCAGGTGGATGAAGGAACAACATGTTATATATTAA
- a CDS encoding glutamine-synthetase adenylyltransferase: MVRSNEVKEIQVPELSFYSELDWAEVSQGSSAVALYRSWLDRSDANSEMASLRLDRHRAWLRAALATFFDNAATSHVVEFWSYSADKLILEAWRACGLGDLPVALIALGKLGAEELNLSSDVDLMVISEIGPTIEIDRALRKFRILLAENTDFGFVLRLDFDLRPGGRFGPIVSSLPQVEDYYWSQGETWERLALVRARILQGPPEFCDAIMDIFVRFCYRKFLDYTLLDDLKQLRSRIHQHYHSMNKNEFNIKLGVGGIRDIELFVHALQVIHGGRDRTIRTSSTAKALSALRDKKILPDNEVELLDSSYWLFRHLEHMVQLGSDRQSHLLNFSSPPIGRRFANQEFVQIKVGLVNQTVTTLLGSAEGSRETLPPTEALQRKWLSDLGFSDDCVNSLWADLVNQTARSMKLERDESARRKFLYDYVEEIGRNGVDKELALSLLLDFTQSIRAKATFFSLFVREPRLVRDLARLFSSSPYLGRILASRPELIDSFLFRTQERFSGDLEMKLEEMAEHRLLTEIIAANQFLVDRDSTVLCQNLSACADYICSELLQHLDSRPDTERINLVAMGKWGGMELGFRSDLDLLFVSKSSPDANDHKVAKRFIHRLNDFHKGGKIYSIDLRLRPSGQAGPLIVSQSRLEAFLKNEALHWERQAYLRARPLSRLDLPFAEICCSRGLSESDLRELKRIRTKLIAVPASGITDLKLSAGGLIDIELAIQARILFERIVPSGPSMNEMMEAIKSGQNCEVGDLTLLHRNYLDLRAMEQMAQLSFNHSGSQITRKSQESKRLACLLKKDEEEMHQRLAQIMKQSTEIIKDIDPAGAFQ, encoded by the coding sequence ATGGTCCGGTCTAACGAAGTGAAGGAGATACAGGTTCCAGAGCTTTCCTTTTACTCTGAGTTGGACTGGGCAGAGGTTTCGCAAGGAAGTTCTGCCGTTGCCCTCTATAGGTCTTGGCTTGATCGATCCGATGCCAATTCCGAAATGGCAAGTTTGAGACTTGATCGCCATCGTGCTTGGTTGCGTGCAGCTCTCGCAACTTTTTTTGACAATGCAGCAACATCACATGTCGTTGAGTTTTGGAGTTATTCAGCTGACAAATTGATCTTGGAGGCATGGCGTGCTTGCGGTCTTGGAGATCTCCCGGTTGCTTTGATTGCGCTGGGTAAGCTGGGCGCTGAGGAATTGAACTTAAGTTCAGACGTTGACTTGATGGTTATTTCTGAGATTGGCCCAACCATTGAAATAGATCGAGCACTTCGGAAGTTTCGGATCCTTTTGGCTGAGAACACGGATTTTGGTTTTGTACTGAGATTGGATTTTGATCTTAGGCCTGGCGGTCGATTTGGGCCAATAGTTTCATCTCTTCCTCAGGTTGAGGATTATTATTGGTCTCAAGGAGAAACATGGGAACGCCTTGCATTGGTGAGGGCCAGAATTCTGCAAGGTCCTCCTGAATTCTGTGATGCCATAATGGATATTTTTGTGAGATTTTGTTATCGTAAGTTTTTGGATTACACTCTCTTAGACGACCTTAAGCAGCTGCGATCAAGAATACATCAACATTACCATTCGATGAACAAGAACGAATTTAACATCAAACTTGGAGTGGGTGGAATTCGTGACATCGAACTGTTTGTCCATGCTCTGCAAGTTATTCATGGGGGGCGTGATCGTACCATCCGAACTTCATCCACAGCAAAGGCTTTATCGGCACTGAGAGATAAGAAAATACTGCCGGACAATGAAGTCGAGTTGTTGGATTCAAGTTATTGGTTATTTCGACATCTTGAACACATGGTCCAACTTGGGAGTGACCGACAATCACATTTGCTTAACTTCAGTTCTCCTCCTATTGGTCGCAGATTTGCGAATCAAGAATTTGTGCAAATCAAGGTTGGATTGGTGAATCAAACTGTGACGACTTTATTGGGATCAGCAGAGGGTTCCAGAGAAACTTTGCCTCCAACAGAAGCCTTGCAAAGAAAGTGGCTATCTGATCTGGGATTTTCAGATGATTGTGTGAACTCGCTGTGGGCGGATTTAGTTAATCAAACGGCTCGATCGATGAAGCTTGAGCGAGACGAATCAGCACGTCGCAAGTTTCTTTACGATTACGTTGAAGAAATTGGACGCAATGGGGTCGACAAGGAATTGGCCCTCTCTTTGCTTTTGGATTTCACACAATCTATAAGGGCTAAAGCAACTTTTTTTAGTCTATTTGTACGTGAACCTCGGTTGGTACGAGATCTGGCCCGCCTGTTTTCCTCTTCTCCTTATCTCGGAAGAATTTTGGCTTCTCGTCCTGAATTGATCGATAGTTTTTTGTTTCGGACTCAGGAGCGGTTTTCTGGTGATCTTGAGATGAAGCTGGAAGAAATGGCTGAACACCGATTGCTAACTGAAATTATTGCAGCTAACCAGTTTTTGGTTGATAGAGATAGCACTGTTCTTTGTCAGAATCTGAGTGCTTGTGCAGACTACATTTGCTCTGAATTGCTTCAGCACCTTGATAGTCGGCCGGACACCGAGAGAATTAATTTGGTTGCTATGGGAAAATGGGGTGGAATGGAGCTTGGTTTTCGCTCTGATTTGGATCTGCTCTTTGTATCTAAATCGAGCCCTGATGCCAATGACCACAAGGTGGCCAAGCGCTTTATCCATCGACTCAATGATTTTCATAAAGGTGGGAAAATCTATTCCATCGACTTAAGGCTGAGACCCTCAGGTCAAGCGGGCCCTCTGATAGTGAGTCAGAGTAGATTGGAGGCCTTTCTTAAAAACGAAGCCTTGCATTGGGAGAGACAGGCCTATTTGAGAGCGCGTCCCCTTTCACGTCTGGACCTACCTTTTGCAGAAATTTGCTGTTCAAGAGGACTTTCTGAATCTGATCTTCGAGAACTCAAGAGGATCAGAACGAAATTGATTGCAGTTCCTGCTTCAGGCATCACAGATCTTAAGCTTTCCGCAGGAGGTCTTATTGATATTGAGCTAGCTATTCAGGCAAGGATTCTCTTTGAGAGAATCGTGCCGTCGGGACCAAGTATGAATGAGATGATGGAGGCAATCAAAAGTGGGCAGAACTGCGAGGTGGGAGATTTGACTCTTCTTCATCGAAACTACTTAGACCTTAGGGCCATGGAGCAAATGGCACAATTGTCCTTCAACCATAGCGGCAGCCAGATAACGCGGAAAAGCCAGGAATCTAAACGGCTCGCCTGTCTGTTGAAGAAAGATGAAGAGGAAATGCACCAACGTCTGGCTCAAATAATGAAACAAAGTACTGAAATTATTAAAGATATTGACCCAGCAGGGGCGTTTCAATAG
- a CDS encoding peptidylprolyl isomerase: MQRVALPNLFFFILVSTNVSHFVLAQDSNSPPQSQADYQQQQQLQQQQQQQQQQQLQQQLQLQQQQQLQQQQQLQQQQQLQQQQQPGQPAQPGQPAQPGAGSSSSPRRSLLSQRNSEAAALEKETRNKVRAIKALKGVSAVLETSLGNIKIRLFNRRVPKTVYNFVSLAEGTQAFRENSTKEMKTAPFYNGLLFHRVIPKYVVQTGDPLGTGRGGPGYKFEDEPHPALRHKKAGIVSMANFGPNTNGSQFFITLKPMPELDFDSAQNAFKKRGNTVFGEVTEGMEVVRKISEVPRDNFDKPLEAVVLKRVIIHRQH; the protein is encoded by the coding sequence ATGCAAAGGGTGGCTCTCCCGAATTTATTTTTTTTCATTTTGGTATCAACCAATGTCTCTCATTTTGTCTTGGCTCAGGATTCAAACAGTCCCCCGCAATCGCAGGCGGATTATCAACAGCAGCAACAACTACAGCAACAGCAACAGCAACAGCAACAGCAACAACTACAGCAGCAGCTACAACTACAGCAACAGCAACAACTACAGCAACAGCAGCAACTACAGCAACAGCAGCAACTACAGCAACAGCAGCAACCAGGGCAACCAGCACAGCCAGGGCAACCAGCACAGCCAGGAGCTGGCTCTTCTTCAAGCCCAAGAAGGAGCCTATTAAGTCAGAGAAATAGTGAGGCGGCCGCCCTAGAAAAGGAGACACGTAACAAGGTCAGGGCGATCAAGGCCTTGAAGGGGGTCAGCGCGGTTCTTGAAACGAGCCTTGGAAATATTAAGATTCGACTCTTTAATCGTCGTGTTCCTAAAACTGTTTATAATTTCGTGAGCCTTGCAGAAGGAACGCAAGCGTTTCGTGAGAATTCAACAAAGGAAATGAAAACAGCTCCCTTCTATAATGGATTGCTTTTTCACAGGGTTATTCCAAAATATGTTGTCCAAACGGGAGATCCACTCGGGACCGGTCGAGGGGGGCCGGGATATAAATTTGAAGATGAGCCTCATCCGGCTCTTAGGCACAAGAAGGCTGGGATTGTATCAATGGCCAACTTCGGACCAAACACAAACGGTAGCCAGTTTTTTATCACCTTAAAACCAATGCCAGAACTTGACTTTGACAGTGCTCAGAATGCTTTCAAGAAACGTGGGAATACCGTTTTTGGGGAGGTCACCGAAGGCATGGAGGTCGTGAGAAAAATTTCTGAAGTCCCTCGTGACAACTTCGATAAGCCCTTGGAAGCGGTTGTTTTAAAAAGAGTGATCATTCACCGCCAGCACTGA